The following coding sequences are from one Anabas testudineus chromosome 16, fAnaTes1.2, whole genome shotgun sequence window:
- the rcc1 gene encoding regulator of chromosome condensation translates to MPAKKTATKRKSEAIVEDDRGSKKVKVSHRSHGKEAGQVLVLGQGDVGQLGLGEDIIERKKPALVSLPEKIVQVIAGGMHTVCLSETGHVYTFGCNDEGALGRDTTEEGSETVPAKVTLEEKVIQVSAGDSHTAALTEDGTVYIWGSFRDNNGVIGLLEPMKAAPVPVKLPITESVVKIASGNDHLVLVTLEGNLYTSGSAEQGQLGRVPEHFSNRGGRKGLSRLLVPQMVKVKGKVHFVDAFCGAYFTFAVSEEGHVYGFGLSNYHQLGTKSTKMCFVPVKLTCFKNSTTSWVDFSGGQHHTLCLDAAGQVYSLGRAEYGRLGLGQGVEEKSEPTPVTGIELASRVACGASVSYAVTREGAVYAWGMGTNLQLGTGEEEDEWSPVKMTGKQLENRSVLMASSGGQHTVLLVKDKQES, encoded by the exons ATGCCTGCTAAAAAGACCGCCACCAAGAGGAAGTCTGAGGCTATTGTGGAGGATGATAGAGGCTCTAAAAAAGTGAAAG TTTCCCACAGGAGTCATGGCAAGGAGGCTGGTCAGGTTCTTGTTCTGGGCCAGGGTGATGTTGGACAACTGGGCTTAGGCGAGGACATCATTGAAAGGAAGAAGCCAGCTCTTGTGTCCCTCCCAGAGAAAATTGTGCAAGTGATAGCTGGAGGCATGCACACAGTGTGCCTCAGTGAGACTGGCCAT GTCTATACATTTGGCTGTAATGACGAAGGTGCTCTTGGTCGGGACACAACAGAAGAAGGGTCAGAGACCGTTCCAGCAAAGGTGACCTTGGAGGAGAAGGTGATTCAGGTGTCGGCAGGGGACAGCCACACAGCTGCACTCACGGAGGATGGAACAGTGTACATCTGGGGCTCCTTCAGG GACAACAATGGTGTTATTGGTCTTCTGGAGCCCATGAAAGCAGCTCCTGTTCCAGTGAAACTCCCCATAACAGAAAGTGTTGTGAAAATTGCATCAG GTAACGATCACCTGGTACTGGTGACACTGGAGGGAAATCTTTACACATCAGGTTCAGCAGAGCAGGGTCAGCTGGGAAGAGTGCCTGAGCATTTTTCAAACAGAGGAGGCAGGAAAGGCCTCA GCCGCCTGCTGGTACCACAGATGGTAAAAGTCAAAGGGAAAGTTCACTTTGTGGATGCCTTCTGTGGGGCCTATTTTACCTTTGCTGTGTCAGAGGAGGGACATGTGTATGGATTCGGCCTCTCCAACTATCACCAGCTCG gcACAAAAAGTACCAAGATGTGTTTTGTCCCAGTAAAACTAACATGCTTCAAGAACTCTACCACGTCCTGGGTGGACTTCTCCGGAGGACAACATCACACACTCTGCCTTGATGCTGCAG GACAGGTTTATAGCCTGGGCAGAGCAGAGTATGGGCGTCTTGGTCTGGGCCAAGGGGTTGAAGAGAAGAGTGAGCCCACACCTGTGACAGGGATAGAGCTGGCTAGTAGAGTGGCATGTGGGGCGTCTGTCAGCTATGCTGTCACCAGAGAAG GAGCCGTGTATGCCTGGGGCATGGGCACCAACTTGCAGCTTGGcacaggggaggaggaggacgagtgGAGCCCCGTTAAGATGACTGGCAAGCAGCTGGAGAATCGGTCAGTACTCATGGCATCCAGCGGAGGGCAGCACACAGTCCTTTTGGTCAAGGACAAACAGGAAAGCTGA